Sequence from the Actinomyces slackii genome:
TGCCCGGCCGGAGCCGGAGCGGCTCACTGCGCGGCACCCGCGGCCCGGAGCGGCGCGCCGCAGTGCGCCGTCGCCTGTCCACCGCCGCGGCCGCGCTGACCGTCATGGCCCTGGCCACGGCCGCCTGGCTCCACGACGGCGTCGCCCAGGCGGATCTGCACCTGCATGACGGCGGCGTGTGGGTGACCTCGACCTCCGATCACCTCGTGGCCCGCCTCAACTACCCCTCCCGGGAGGTCGACGGCGCCATCCGCACCGCCTCGGCGACCTTCGACGTCACCCAGGACGCCGAGAACGTCCTGGTCCCCGACTCCGCCGACGCCACCGTCTCCACCGTCGACCCCTCTCAGGTGGCCTTCACCGAGCGCACCCAGCTCACCCAGGGCCTGAGCGTCCAGCAGGGCGCTGACCGGGTCCTGGCCGCCGACGCCTCCGAGGGCACGATCCGCGCCACCACCGTCGCCACCGTCTCCGCCCTGTCGGCCTCCACCCCCCTGGTGACCGGCATGCCCGACGTCGTGGCCGTGGCCGGCAAGGACGGCGCCATTCACGCCGTGTCGGCCACCACCGGATCGCGCCTGTCACTGCCGGTCAAGGACGCGGGCTGGGACTCCGCCGTCACCGCCGACCTGCCCCTGACCGCGGGCACGGATGTGGCCATCACCGCCGTGGGCGAGCGCCCCGTGGTGCTCGAGCGCGGTACCGGCATCCTCCACCTGTCCAACGGGCAGAAGGTCAACCTGTCCGAGCCGGGCCTGACCCTCCAGCAGCCCGGCCCCGCGGCCGACTCCGTTCTCGTGGCCTCGCGCACCGCCCTGATCAGCGTCTCCCTGGAGGATGGCTCCGTCAGCCGGATCCCGGCCGCCTCGGGCACCGTCCCCGAGGGCGTGGCCGCCCAGCCGGTGCGGCTGGGGCGCTGCATCTACGGCGCCTGGTCCGGCTCGGGGCAGTTCGTGCGGGAGTGCACCGGCCTGGGCGGGGGCAATGAGACCCTCCACAACGAGTCCCTGGCCTCCTCCTCCACCCCCATCTTCCGCGTCAACCGCGATGCCATCGTCCTCAACGACGTGGAGACCGGCAAGGTGTGGCTGCCCGATGAGGAGCTCATCCTCATCGACGACTGGACCGATGTCACCGCCCAGACCGATGACAGCTCCGATGTGGAGGACGACTCGGCCAACATCTCCGAGGAGCAGACCCCGCCGGAGCGCACGGAGGAGAATCACGCCCCCGAGGCCAATGACGACGCCTTCGGCGTGCGCCCCGGGCGCGCCACGCTCCTGCCGGTCCTGGCCAATGACTCCGATCCCGACGGCGATGTCCTGACGGCCTCGGCCACGGAGGCGGGATCGGTCGCCTCGGTGACCAGCGCCCAGGGAGGCCTGGCCCTGCACCTGGATGTGCCCGCCGACGCCACGGGGACCATCACGGTGCCCTATACGGCCAGTGACGGGCGCGGCATGAGCGACTCGGCCACCGCCACGGTCGAGGTCCACGGCTGGGATGTCAACGCCGCCCCCGAGCAGACCACCACCCCCACCCTGTCCCTGACCGAGGGCGCTGTCGGCTCGGTCAGCGTGCTGGGCCACTGGCTGGACCCGGACGGCGACAACGTCTACCTGGTCTCCGCCCAGGGCGAGGGCCTGGACGTCAAGTCCTCCCACGAGGGCACCGTCACCGTCCGGGAGATGGGCGCCGGCACCGGGACCCGGGAGATGACCGTCGTCGTCTCCGACGGCCAGGAGACCGCCACGGGAACCGTGAAGGTCGATGTGCAGTCCGCCGACACCGCCAAGCCGATCCCCAATGCCGACCACATCCGCGTGGTGGCCGGCTCGCGCGTGGTGGTCTCGCCCCTGGACAATGACGTCTCGCCCACGGGGGCGCCGCTGCACCTGGCCGGCGTCCAGGAGGCCCCGGCCGGCACCACCGTCGAGGTCGACCAGCAGGCCGGCGTCTTCACCTTCTCGGCCGAGGCCGCCCAGACCCTCTACCTCACCTATGACGTCCTGGACGGGGCCAACACCGCCCAGGGGCTCGTGCGCATCGACGTCGTCGAGCGCACCGACCCCTCGGTGCCACCCGAGGTGGAGGATGACACCGCCCTGCTGCGCGACGGCGGCGCGACCACCATCGCCCCGCTGTCCAATGACTTCGACCCCTCCGGGGGGATCCTGGTGCTGCAGTCCGTCTCGGCTCCACCGGAGTCGGGCGTGACGGTCACCGTGGTGGACCACTCCCTGCTGCAGATCTCCACCTCCGGGACGGTCCCGCCGAGCACCAGCGTGGAGTACACCGTCACCAACGGCACCGCCACCACCACGGGGCGGGTCTCGATCGTGCCGGTGACCTCCTCGCAGTCCCAGCCCCCCGTGGTCGGCGATGACACGGCCGTCGTGCGCGCCGGCGACGTCGTGACCGTCCCGGTGCTGGACAACGACTCCTCCCCCGCCGGGCTGACGCTCTCGGTGGCCAATGAACTGGGCCTGGCGGGCCCCGAGCTGGGCACCGCCTGGGTCAGTGATGACACCGTGCGCTTCCGCGCCGGTGAGGAGGCGGGACGCACCACCCTGTCCTACACCGCCACCGACTCCCACGGCCAGACCGCCTCGGGCGCCGTGACCATCGAGGTTCGCCCCCGCGACGACGCCAATAACGCCGCCCCCTCCCCCCAGGGCCTGGAGGCGCGCACCGTGGCCGGCTCGGAGGCCACCATCGGCGTCCCCCTGGACGGCATCGACCCCGACGGCGACTCGGTGAGCCTGGTGGGCATGGAGCAGGCCCCCGAGATGGGCACGGTGGAGGTCTCCTCGACCTGGCTGACCTACACGCCCCTGGAGGGGGCCACCGGGACGGACACCTTCACCTATGTGGTCGAGGACCGCTTCGGCTCCCAGTCCACCGCCACGGTGCGCGTGGGCGTGGCCTCGGCGCCGTCCACGAATGCCGCCCCGGTGGCCACCGACGACCTCGTCGTGGCCAGGCCGGGCAGGACCGTGGCCGTCGACGTGCTGTCCAATGATCTGGACGCCGACGGCGACACGCTCAGCCTGGAGGGCAGCCCCACCAGCTCCGATCCCGCCCTGACGGTCTCGACCCGGGCCGGGCGCGTCGTGCTCACCCTGCCCGGCCAGGAGGGCGTCTACGCCGTGACCTACACGGTGGCCGATGGGCGCGGAGGCACCGACACCGGCACGCTGACGGTCCAGGTGGCCCAGGACGCCCCCCTTGTCAACCCGGTGGGCGTGGACGACTACGTGACGGTGGATCAGGTCGATGCCAATGGCAGGGTCACCATCCCGGTGCTGGACAACGACCAGGACGCCGACGGCTCCCCCTGGGACCTGGAGGTGAGCGTGACCGACGCCGACGTCCAGGTCGAGGGCGACTCCCTGTCCATGACCGTGGGCGAGGAGCGGCGCGTGGTGCTCTACACCATCACCGACGCCGATGGGCTGACCGGCAACGCCGTGGTCGTGGTCCCCGCCCGCAGCGAGCTGCGGCCGCGCGTCAACGCCGCCACGGTGCCCATCAAGGTCCCCTCCGACACCTCCACGGATATCCCGCTGTCAGCGCATATCGTCTCGCGGGCCGGGACCTCGCCGGTCATCACCGATGCCGACACGATCCGCACCGGGGCCGGCACTCAGGGCGCCGCCCTATCCGGGGACGGGACCTCCCTGCGCTACACCCCGTCCCAGGGCTTCATCGGGCAGTCCTCGGTGACCTTCACGGTGGCCGACGGCACCGGCTCCGATGCCCTGAGCTCGACGGTCACCCTGCCCATCGAGGTGGTCTCCACGACGAACACCCCACCGGTCTTCACCCCCACGGAGGTAGTGGCCGCCCCCGGGGAGGAGGCCACCACCGTGAGCCTGGCGGCCATGACCACCGACCCAGATCAGGGCGACACCCTGACCTACTCGGCGGGCAGCGCGCCCGCGGGCTTCGAGGTCTCCCTGTCCGGCTCGACCCTGTCGGTCAGCGCCGCTGAGGGCACCGCCGAGGGCGCCACCGGCACGGTGGACATCACGGTCAACGACGGCACCTCGGATCCGGTGACCGCCGCCCTGCCGCTGCGGGCCGGCCCCTCCAACCGCCCGCTGATGACCGCGGCCCCCACGACGATCGACTCCGACGGCTCCCCGGTGAGCGTGGATGTCGCCACCCTGGTGACCAACCCCTTCCCGGACAAGCCCATCACCCTCAGCGGCGAGCCCCGGGTCACCGGGGGCGAGGGCAGCGTCACCGTCTCGGGGACCACCCTGACGATCTCCCCGGCCTCCGGCTTCAACGGCCGCATGACCGTCTCCTACACCGCACTGGACGCCACCGGCTCGGCCTCGCGGGCCGTCACCGGCACGGTGACCGTCACCGTCAAGGGCGTGCCCGGGGCTCCCACCGGGGTGCGCGCCCAGGCCGCGGGCGCCAGCGCCATGACGGTCAGCTGGGCGGCCGGCCCGGACAACGGCTCGCCGATCACCAGGTACACGGTCTCCGAGGTCGGCGGCGCCGGGCGCTGGGTGTGCTCCGGCTCGCCCTGCCGCGCCGATGGCCTGACCCCCGGCAAGAGCTACTCCTTCCAGGTGGTGGCCACCAATGCGGTGGGTGACTCCCCGCCCTCGGCCGCCTCCTCCCCGGAGGTCTTCAACGTCAAGGCCGACACCCCCGGCGCCCCCACCCTGACGGCGGGCCAGGGCCAGATCACCGCGTCCTGGAGCCCGGTGGCCTCCATCGAGGGGGTGTCCATGACCTACGAGGTGCGCCTGTCCGATGGCAGCACCCACACCACCTCGGGCACCTCCCTGACAGTGCGCTCGGTGAGCAACGGCACCACCTACACGGCGTCGGTGCGGGCCATCCCCTCGGCCGGGCAGCCCTCCGACTTCTCCAACCGCTCCAACCCGGCCACGCCCATCGGGCCGCCCAGCGCTCCCGGCCAGCCGCAGGCCACCTCCAGCGGCGACCAGGTCCGGGTCTCCTGGACCCCTGCGCCGGGCAACGGCTCGACTGTGCGCTACACGGTGCAGGTCTCCGGCGCGGCCTCGCGATCAGTGGATGCGGGGACCTCCACCTCGGTAAGCGTCTCCCTGCCCCCGGGCTCCTACTCCTTCACGGTCACCGCGACCAACGACGCCGGCCAGGCCACCTCGCCGTCCACCAGCTTCACTCATAAGACGGTCCCGCTGGCGCCCTCGAACCCCACCGCGCGCGCCACCGGCGAGTCCGGCGTCATCGAGGTATCCGCCTCCCCGCGCAGCGGCAACGGCTACTCCGAGGGCGAGCTGAGCATCCAGTACTCCGTGGACGGGGCGAACTGGACCTCCTCGACCACCATCACCGGGCTGACCGACGGCCGGTCCTACACGGTTCGCGCCAAGGCCGTCTCCCAGGACGGCCGGGAGTCCGAGGCCGTCTCCGGCGCCTCGGCGACGCCCTACACCGAGACCCCTCCGCCCTCCAGGCCCTCGAAGCCATCGATCAACTGCTCGGTCGACGGCCTGCAGGTGACCTGCTCCTGGGCGCCGGGCGGGCAGGACAGCGAGGGCACCACCTACCAGCAGCGGTGGCGCGCCGAGGATGACGACGACTGGACCTACGACTCCATCCGCCAGGGCCAGAGCATCAGCTTCGAGGGCGACGATGACGACACGGCCACGGCCTGCGTGCGCGCCCGTCACCGCGAGGCCGGCGACTCGGAGTGGGCCTGCCAGGACATCGAGGTCGACGACGGCATCCATCAGGCCCAGGGGAGGGTTGCGGTCGGCACATCCGTGAGCTTCCCCCTGTCCACGGATGCCGCCGAGGCCGTCTGCACCGAGCGCGATCTGCGTGAGACCGGCTTCTCCCCGGACTCCTGCTGGAGGATCGTGATCGACATCTCCGGGATGAACCCGAGCAGCACGGTCAGCTGCTCCTACACCTATCTCAATCGCAGGTTCGGCCAGCAGTCCACGCACCTTCAGCAGGTGAGCCTGGACTCCAATGGCCAGGCGCATGCCGTCTTCCCGCACCGCAGCCCCTCGCCCAACAATCAGGTGACCTGCACTCAGCGGTAGGCTCGCCCAGTGGGTGTGACCGCATTGTTGCCGCAGGCGCCGCATCTCACGCCTTCGTGCACCACCAAGAGGATACGAGCAAAGGATCATAGGGCCCATGGCTATGACTCAGGACAACGCGACCTGGTTCGCCGAGGCCTTCTCCACCATCGTTGACAATGTTGGCAAGGCTCTCCTCGGCAAGGAGGAGGTGATCCGCCTGGCGCTGACCGCCATGCTGGCGGAGGGCCACCTGCTGCTGGAGGACGCCCCGGGAACGGGCAAGACCGCCCTGGCCCGCGCCCTGGCGGCCTCGGTGCAGGGGACGCACTCGCGCATCCAGTTCACCCCGGACCTGCTGCCCAGCGACATCACGGGTGTGACGATCTTCGACCAGGCCACCAGCTCCTGGCAGTTCCACCCCGGACCGGTCTTCTCCTCCATCGTCCTGGCCGATGAGATCAACCGCGCCAGCCCCAAGACCCAGTCAGCCCTCCTGGAGGTCATGGAGGAGTCGACGGTCACCGTGGACGGCAAGCGGCACGAGGCCGGGCGCCCCTTCATGGTCATCGCCACCCAGAACCCCGTGGAGCAGGCGGGCACCTACCGCCTTCCCGAGGCCCAGCTGGACCGCTTCCTGATGAAGACCTCCATCGGGTACCCCGCCCGCGAGGCCCTGACCCGCATCCTGGCCGGCTCTGCCAAGCCCGACCGCTCCAAGGGCCTGTCCCCCGTGGTGGCCTCCACCGTGGTGGCCTCCATGGCGGACCTGGCCGCGGACAACCACGTCGAGGACGCGGTGCTGGACTACATCGGCGCCCTGGTGGAGGCCACCCGCGAGGCCGATGAGACCCGCATGGGCGTGTCCACGCGAGGCGCCATCGGCATGACCCGCGCGGTGCGGGTATGGGCCGCGGCCCAGGGGCGCACCTTCGTGCTGCCCGACGATGTCAAGGACCTCGCCCAGGTGGTCTGGGCCCATCGCCTGGTCATGGACCCCGACGCCGAATTCACCGGCGCCACCGCCACGGGAGTCATCACCGCGGCCCTGGCCCAGGTCCCGGCCCCCACCCGCCGCAGCTGAGCCATGCCCTCCCCCGCCCCGACCGCCGCGCCGAGCCCCACGGCTCCGCTGGCCCAGCGCGCCCCCGTGGATGAGAGCGCCTGGGCCCGGCTGCGCAGGGCGCTGGCCCCCCTGGCGGCACCGGTGCGCCGGGTCCTCGGAGTGGTCAGCCCCGTGGGCTGGGCCGCCCTGGCGCTGCTCATCGCCTGCGCCCTGGCCGGGGCCTACCTGGGGTGGCAGGAGTCCTGGAGCGCCGCCATCGTCCTGGCACTGGTGGTGCTCACCGCGGGGCTCTGGCTCATTCCCCGTGGCAGTCACGTCGTCTCCCACGGCCTGCTCGAGCCGCGGGTAACCGTGGGGGACCACGCCCTCATCCGCGTCACGGTGGACAACTCCCGGGCCCGCCCCCTGCTGCCCATCCGCATGGAGATGCCCGTGGGGCCGGCCAAGGCCGTCTTCGTCGTGCCCACCCTCCCCCCGCACGGCCACCATGACCGCGGCTTCGTGCTCCCCACCCAGCGCCGCGGCGTCATCACCGTGGGGCCCGTCTCCTCGGTCTCGCGCGACCCCGTGGGCCTGCTTCACTCCGAGCGCGCCCGCACCGAGGCCCAGGACGTCCACATCCACCCGCGCACCCTGCGCCTGGGCACCGTGCTCCACGGGACCCTGCGGGATATCGAGGGGGCGGTGACCCAGGACCTGTCCAGCTCGGATGTCTCCTTCCACGCCCTGCGCGACTACATCCCCGGGGACGACCGCCGCAATGTCCACTGGCGCACCACCGCGCGCACCGGTCGGCTCATGGTGCGCCAGTTCGAGGAGACCAGGCGCTCCAGCCTCCTGGTGCTGCTGTCCACCCGCGCTCAGGACTACGCCGGCGAGGAGGACTTCGAGACCGCCGTGTCCATCGCCTGCTCCCTGGCCCTGGACGCCGTCCACGATGGTCGGGAGGTCCGCCTGCTGACCCAGATGGGCGAGGTCCCCACCGCCACCCCGATGCGCCTGCTGGACGCCTCCTGCCTGCTGGGCCTGGGCGAGGACGAGGACAGCGCCCTGCTGGCGCGCCACGGCTGCGCCTCCCACCCCGAGGCCTCGGTGGTCATCCTGGTCACCGGCCAGGACGTGGACCGGGCCACCCTGGCCCGCGCCCGCACGCACACCCCGCTGAGCATGGTCATGTTCGCGCTGCGCAGCGGATCGCGAGGGCTCTCGCGCCTGCATGCCGGCTCCCTGCCCGTGGTGGACCTGGACCGCCTCGAACAGCTCCCCACGGCCCTGAGGCGAGCGCTATGACCCCCTCCCTGACCGACACCCGCCCCCCGGAGACCCGCGGCAGCGGCCAGACCACGCGCAACTCCCCCTTCGCAGGAGTCTCCCGGGGTCCGGCCCTGGCGCGGGCCTCGCGCCCGGCACTGGCCTCGGGCCGCTTCTACGTCCCGCGCTCCAAGCCCATGCGCCCGCGCCTGGCCGCCGCCTGCCTGGAGCTGAGCCTGGCCGCAGCGGTGATCGCCCTGGGCACCCTGCCCTTCATTCCCGCATTCGGGGATCGCAGCGGCTATCTCATGGGGCTGGCGGGAGCCGCCATCGCCATGGCCGTGTCCGCCGTCTGCGGCCGGCTGCGCCTGAGCGCCATGCCCACCATCGCCACCCTGGGCATGACCCATGTGGCGGCGGCCACCCTGCTGCTGCCCGATGCCGGCTCGGGCATCGAGGCGCTGCGCAGCGTGCTGGCCTCCACGGTCACCGTGTGGCGCGACGCCCTGACCCTGCCGCTGCCCCTCAACGCCTTCATGGGGATGACGGCGCTGCCCTGGCTGGTCGGCTTCATCGTTTCCGCCCTGGTCACCCGCCTGGTCATCGTGGGGCGCGATGTTCTGGCGGGCCTGGCGGTCACTGCCGCTCCCGCCGCGGCCATCGCCTGGTCCGGCCAGACCGCCGTCATGCCCGCCGTGACGGGCCCCCTCCTGGCCGCAGCGGTGCTGGGGATCTGGTGCTGCGCCTCCCTGAGGCGACGACGCAGCCAGGTGGTCGAGGCCCTGGCCCCCTCGGCCCCCGGCGGCCCCTCCCCCGCCACGGGCAGGCAGGGCGTCCACCGCGCCACCAGGAGGAGCGCCGCCCTGGCCGTGGCCGTGGTAGCGGCCTTCACCGCCGCGACTCTCGTGGCGGCGCCGGGCGTGCCGGCGGCCCGATCCGTGCTGCGCGACCTGTTCGAGCCGCCCCTGGACCTGACCGAGTACGCCAGCCCCCTGTCCCTGGTGCGCAGCATCGAGACGGATCTGGCCAGCACCGAGCTGCTGCGCGTCACCGGCGCCCCCGAGGGCTCCCGGGTGCGCATCGCCGCCCTGGACTCCTACGACGGGCTGTCCACCCGCATCGGCGAGGACTCGGGCGGCGTCTCCCGCTTCGAGCGGATCGGGGAGAGCACGCCCCTGATCCCCTCTCCGGGCACCACCCAGGAGGTGGGCCTGACCGTCTCGGGCTACTCCTTCCCCTGGGTGCCCACGGTCTCGCAGACGGCCTCCCTGAGGATCACGGGCCCCCGGGCCGATGCGCTGCGCGAGAGCCTCTACTACGACTCCTTCTCCTCCACGGGGATCGTCACCGCGGGCATGGTCACGGGCGATGTCCTCACCGAGCGGGTCGACCCCTACACCGCGCCCTCCGAGGCCCAGCTCAAGGGCGCCTCGCTGTCCCGGGTCGCCCTGGGGGCGGTGGAGCAGGTGCCGCCCTCCGTATCCGCCCTGGCCCAGGAGATCGTGGGAGCCGAGTCCGATCCTCTGGTCCAGATCCGGGCCCTCCAGCACCGCCTGCGCACCAGCTACTACTCCGACGGCACCCAGAGTCCCTCCCAGCCCGGTCACGGCGCCGCCCGCCTGGCCGCCATGGTCGAGGCCGAGTCCCTGGTGGGCGACGACGAGCAGTACTCGGTGCTCATGATGCTCCTGTGCCGGTCCCTGGGCATTCCGGCCCGGGTGGTCATGGGATTCGACCCGGCCATGGATGGGGACGCGACGAATGTCACCGGCGAGGACATCCGCGCCTGGGTGGAGATCCCCTTCGAGGGCCTGGGCTGGGTCGCCTTCGACGTCACCCCCGACCGCGATCAGGTCCCCCAGCAGCAGACCACCCAGAAGGTCTCCAACCCCGAGCCCCAGGTGCTCCAGCCGCCGCTTCCCCCGCAGGTCCCCGCCGAGCTGCCGCCCTCCTATGAGGACCCGGAGCGCGACGACCCCCAGGATGACCCGGCCGGCGGCATCCCGACCCCGGTCCTGGTCGCCCTCGGCATCGGGGGGCTGCTCCTGGCCCTGGCGGCCACGATCCTCACCTGGAAGCTCATCCGGCGCTCCCGGCGACGACGCCGCAGCGGGGTCGATCAGGCCCTGGGCGCCTGGGACGAGATCGTCGATCGCGCCCGTGACCTGGGTCGAGTCGCCCCCTGGGGCCTGACCCGACGGGAGGCGGCCAAGGACCTGGCGGAGCACTTCCCCCGGGCTGATC
This genomic interval carries:
- a CDS encoding DUF58 domain-containing protein → MPSPAPTAAPSPTAPLAQRAPVDESAWARLRRALAPLAAPVRRVLGVVSPVGWAALALLIACALAGAYLGWQESWSAAIVLALVVLTAGLWLIPRGSHVVSHGLLEPRVTVGDHALIRVTVDNSRARPLLPIRMEMPVGPAKAVFVVPTLPPHGHHDRGFVLPTQRRGVITVGPVSSVSRDPVGLLHSERARTEAQDVHIHPRTLRLGTVLHGTLRDIEGAVTQDLSSSDVSFHALRDYIPGDDRRNVHWRTTARTGRLMVRQFEETRRSSLLVLLSTRAQDYAGEEDFETAVSIACSLALDAVHDGREVRLLTQMGEVPTATPMRLLDASCLLGLGEDEDSALLARHGCASHPEASVVILVTGQDVDRATLARARTHTPLSMVMFALRSGSRGLSRLHAGSLPVVDLDRLEQLPTALRRAL
- a CDS encoding Ig-like domain-containing protein, which translates into the protein MTTPSSSEPQPSSRGARPTPGAAAPAAASSASPSASPSASHAERSAPGAASRSKDSRDSRDSRDSKPARKGSARAARKARKAEKAERAARKAARRAAAGGASAQAASASSGRGGLSRLRRALPGRSRSGSLRGTRGPERRAAVRRRLSTAAAALTVMALATAAWLHDGVAQADLHLHDGGVWVTSTSDHLVARLNYPSREVDGAIRTASATFDVTQDAENVLVPDSADATVSTVDPSQVAFTERTQLTQGLSVQQGADRVLAADASEGTIRATTVATVSALSASTPLVTGMPDVVAVAGKDGAIHAVSATTGSRLSLPVKDAGWDSAVTADLPLTAGTDVAITAVGERPVVLERGTGILHLSNGQKVNLSEPGLTLQQPGPAADSVLVASRTALISVSLEDGSVSRIPAASGTVPEGVAAQPVRLGRCIYGAWSGSGQFVRECTGLGGGNETLHNESLASSSTPIFRVNRDAIVLNDVETGKVWLPDEELILIDDWTDVTAQTDDSSDVEDDSANISEEQTPPERTEENHAPEANDDAFGVRPGRATLLPVLANDSDPDGDVLTASATEAGSVASVTSAQGGLALHLDVPADATGTITVPYTASDGRGMSDSATATVEVHGWDVNAAPEQTTTPTLSLTEGAVGSVSVLGHWLDPDGDNVYLVSAQGEGLDVKSSHEGTVTVREMGAGTGTREMTVVVSDGQETATGTVKVDVQSADTAKPIPNADHIRVVAGSRVVVSPLDNDVSPTGAPLHLAGVQEAPAGTTVEVDQQAGVFTFSAEAAQTLYLTYDVLDGANTAQGLVRIDVVERTDPSVPPEVEDDTALLRDGGATTIAPLSNDFDPSGGILVLQSVSAPPESGVTVTVVDHSLLQISTSGTVPPSTSVEYTVTNGTATTTGRVSIVPVTSSQSQPPVVGDDTAVVRAGDVVTVPVLDNDSSPAGLTLSVANELGLAGPELGTAWVSDDTVRFRAGEEAGRTTLSYTATDSHGQTASGAVTIEVRPRDDANNAAPSPQGLEARTVAGSEATIGVPLDGIDPDGDSVSLVGMEQAPEMGTVEVSSTWLTYTPLEGATGTDTFTYVVEDRFGSQSTATVRVGVASAPSTNAAPVATDDLVVARPGRTVAVDVLSNDLDADGDTLSLEGSPTSSDPALTVSTRAGRVVLTLPGQEGVYAVTYTVADGRGGTDTGTLTVQVAQDAPLVNPVGVDDYVTVDQVDANGRVTIPVLDNDQDADGSPWDLEVSVTDADVQVEGDSLSMTVGEERRVVLYTITDADGLTGNAVVVVPARSELRPRVNAATVPIKVPSDTSTDIPLSAHIVSRAGTSPVITDADTIRTGAGTQGAALSGDGTSLRYTPSQGFIGQSSVTFTVADGTGSDALSSTVTLPIEVVSTTNTPPVFTPTEVVAAPGEEATTVSLAAMTTDPDQGDTLTYSAGSAPAGFEVSLSGSTLSVSAAEGTAEGATGTVDITVNDGTSDPVTAALPLRAGPSNRPLMTAAPTTIDSDGSPVSVDVATLVTNPFPDKPITLSGEPRVTGGEGSVTVSGTTLTISPASGFNGRMTVSYTALDATGSASRAVTGTVTVTVKGVPGAPTGVRAQAAGASAMTVSWAAGPDNGSPITRYTVSEVGGAGRWVCSGSPCRADGLTPGKSYSFQVVATNAVGDSPPSAASSPEVFNVKADTPGAPTLTAGQGQITASWSPVASIEGVSMTYEVRLSDGSTHTTSGTSLTVRSVSNGTTYTASVRAIPSAGQPSDFSNRSNPATPIGPPSAPGQPQATSSGDQVRVSWTPAPGNGSTVRYTVQVSGAASRSVDAGTSTSVSVSLPPGSYSFTVTATNDAGQATSPSTSFTHKTVPLAPSNPTARATGESGVIEVSASPRSGNGYSEGELSIQYSVDGANWTSSTTITGLTDGRSYTVRAKAVSQDGRESEAVSGASATPYTETPPPSRPSKPSINCSVDGLQVTCSWAPGGQDSEGTTYQQRWRAEDDDDWTYDSIRQGQSISFEGDDDDTATACVRARHREAGDSEWACQDIEVDDGIHQAQGRVAVGTSVSFPLSTDAAEAVCTERDLRETGFSPDSCWRIVIDISGMNPSSTVSCSYTYLNRRFGQQSTHLQQVSLDSNGQAHAVFPHRSPSPNNQVTCTQR
- a CDS encoding transglutaminase-like domain-containing protein translates to MTPSLTDTRPPETRGSGQTTRNSPFAGVSRGPALARASRPALASGRFYVPRSKPMRPRLAAACLELSLAAAVIALGTLPFIPAFGDRSGYLMGLAGAAIAMAVSAVCGRLRLSAMPTIATLGMTHVAAATLLLPDAGSGIEALRSVLASTVTVWRDALTLPLPLNAFMGMTALPWLVGFIVSALVTRLVIVGRDVLAGLAVTAAPAAAIAWSGQTAVMPAVTGPLLAAAVLGIWCCASLRRRRSQVVEALAPSAPGGPSPATGRQGVHRATRRSAALAVAVVAAFTAATLVAAPGVPAARSVLRDLFEPPLDLTEYASPLSLVRSIETDLASTELLRVTGAPEGSRVRIAALDSYDGLSTRIGEDSGGVSRFERIGESTPLIPSPGTTQEVGLTVSGYSFPWVPTVSQTASLRITGPRADALRESLYYDSFSSTGIVTAGMVTGDVLTERVDPYTAPSEAQLKGASLSRVALGAVEQVPPSVSALAQEIVGAESDPLVQIRALQHRLRTSYYSDGTQSPSQPGHGAARLAAMVEAESLVGDDEQYSVLMMLLCRSLGIPARVVMGFDPAMDGDATNVTGEDIRAWVEIPFEGLGWVAFDVTPDRDQVPQQQTTQKVSNPEPQVLQPPLPPQVPAELPPSYEDPERDDPQDDPAGGIPTPVLVALGIGGLLLALAATILTWKLIRRSRRRRRSGVDQALGAWDEIVDRARDLGRVAPWGLTRREAAKDLAEHFPRADLTRFARAVDTHVFGHGEPTAYSLRELWNSSDAIVRAMGADRSRLRRVMARLSLRSLAHPAEREARRPPRRFRS
- a CDS encoding AAA family ATPase; the protein is MAMTQDNATWFAEAFSTIVDNVGKALLGKEEVIRLALTAMLAEGHLLLEDAPGTGKTALARALAASVQGTHSRIQFTPDLLPSDITGVTIFDQATSSWQFHPGPVFSSIVLADEINRASPKTQSALLEVMEESTVTVDGKRHEAGRPFMVIATQNPVEQAGTYRLPEAQLDRFLMKTSIGYPAREALTRILAGSAKPDRSKGLSPVVASTVVASMADLAADNHVEDAVLDYIGALVEATREADETRMGVSTRGAIGMTRAVRVWAAAQGRTFVLPDDVKDLAQVVWAHRLVMDPDAEFTGATATGVITAALAQVPAPTRRS